One genomic window of Streptomyces sp. NBC_01498 includes the following:
- a CDS encoding sulfurtransferase codes for MTAIISASELADASAGPRPPVLLDVRYVPGAPPGRPEYEAGHLPGAVFVDLDAELAGPPGAGGRHPLPDVAEFGAAMRRAGVSSGTPVVVYDAGLGWAAARAWWLLRWTGHPDVRVLDGGLAAWDGPLTTEVPAPAAGDFRPVPGGLPLLDADTAAALARDGLLLDARAAERYRGDVEPLDRVGGHIPGAVSAPTSENVGADGRFLPAGALAERFRSLGVTAGNTGPGTGVYCGSGVSAAHQLLAMEIAGLPAPALYAGSWSEWTSDPGRPVATGPEPS; via the coding sequence ATGACAGCGATCATCTCCGCCTCCGAACTCGCCGACGCGTCCGCCGGCCCCCGGCCGCCCGTCCTGCTCGACGTCCGTTACGTGCCCGGCGCCCCGCCCGGACGTCCGGAGTACGAGGCGGGCCATCTGCCGGGCGCCGTCTTCGTCGATCTGGACGCGGAACTGGCCGGCCCGCCCGGCGCCGGCGGCCGTCACCCCCTCCCGGACGTCGCGGAGTTCGGCGCCGCGATGCGCCGCGCGGGTGTCTCGTCCGGCACCCCCGTCGTCGTCTACGACGCGGGTCTCGGCTGGGCCGCGGCCCGTGCCTGGTGGCTGCTGCGCTGGACCGGCCACCCGGACGTACGGGTGCTGGACGGCGGACTCGCCGCCTGGGACGGCCCGTTGACGACCGAGGTCCCGGCACCGGCGGCGGGCGACTTCCGTCCCGTGCCGGGCGGGCTCCCGCTGCTGGACGCGGACACCGCCGCCGCGCTGGCCCGCGACGGGCTGCTGCTCGACGCGCGCGCGGCCGAACGCTACCGGGGCGACGTCGAGCCGCTGGACCGGGTCGGCGGGCACATTCCGGGCGCGGTCTCGGCGCCCACCTCCGAGAACGTCGGCGCGGACGGCCGCTTCCTCCCGGCCGGGGCGCTCGCCGAACGGTTCAGGTCGCTGGGCGTGACGGCCGGCAACACCGGCCCCGGGACCGGTGTCTACTGCGGCTCCGGTGTCTCCGCCGCCCACCAGTTGCTGGCCATGGAGATCGCGGGCCTGCCGGCCCCGGCGCTCTACGCCGGTTCCTGGTCGGAGTGGACGTCGGACCCCGGGCGCCCGGTGGCGACCGGCCCCGAGCCGAGCTGA